In one window of Rhodoligotrophos appendicifer DNA:
- a CDS encoding LysR family transcriptional regulator, with amino-acid sequence MNIVLAKTFLELLNARNFNKAADRLCVTQSTVTVRIAALEEQLGQQLFTRDKSGVELTVAGRKFQPYAELLLQTWQHARQELALSDSQSVMFSVGINSALWEGFAGPWLLELQKAQPNVALNVDVGASSGLLEKLAQGFLDAALLYEPNPRKDIVIHELMDEDFILVSTYPRRAERWNPHYVYVQWGEDFQHQHRAIMPNEITPPVSFTDGRIALDFILARGGSGYFPLRQIRELLDEEKLFVVEDAGFMTRRIYIAHTEALHQQDWFAEAMDSLLRHRDGIQLQHDSFRQAIHA; translated from the coding sequence ATGAACATCGTCCTTGCCAAGACGTTCCTCGAACTGCTGAACGCCCGCAACTTCAACAAGGCGGCGGACCGACTTTGCGTCACGCAATCCACGGTAACCGTCAGGATCGCCGCCCTGGAGGAGCAACTCGGACAGCAGCTCTTCACGCGTGACAAATCGGGCGTCGAGCTGACGGTCGCGGGGCGAAAGTTCCAGCCTTACGCGGAGCTCCTGTTGCAGACCTGGCAGCATGCCCGCCAGGAGTTGGCGCTTTCCGACAGCCAGTCGGTGATGTTCTCAGTGGGGATCAACAGCGCCTTGTGGGAGGGCTTTGCCGGACCGTGGCTCCTGGAGTTGCAGAAGGCGCAGCCCAATGTGGCGCTGAACGTGGATGTGGGCGCCTCATCGGGGCTGCTGGAAAAGCTCGCGCAGGGTTTCCTCGATGCCGCCCTGCTCTATGAACCCAATCCCCGCAAGGACATCGTCATCCACGAGCTGATGGATGAGGATTTCATTCTCGTGTCCACCTATCCGCGGCGGGCCGAGCGCTGGAACCCCCATTATGTCTATGTGCAGTGGGGGGAGGACTTCCAGCATCAACACAGAGCCATCATGCCGAATGAAATCACCCCGCCGGTGAGCTTCACCGATGGCAGGATCGCCCTCGACTTCATTCTCGCCCGGGGTGGGTCGGGATATTTCCCGCTGCGACAGATCCGCGAATTGCTGGATGAGGAAAAGCTCTTCGTCGTCGAGGACGCAGGCTTCATGACCCGCCGGATCTATATCGCCCATACGGAGGCGCTGCATCAGCAGGACTGGTTCGCGGAAGCCATGGACAGCCTCTTGCGCCACCGGGACGGCATCCAGCTGCAGCATGACAGCTTCCGACAGGCGATCCACGCCTGA
- a CDS encoding ABC transporter ATP-binding protein — translation MLTQQAASHSEPGVAPGTPRLEVTGLVRQYTKDVAVGPLSFSIMDGEFLSFLGPSGCGKTTALRCIAGFETVDAGSIVLGGRRIERVPPHKRGVGLVFQTPALFPHLTVAENVAFGLELQRVAKLEIKRRTKAALDLVGLTSFGDRMPNQLSGGQQQRIALARSLIMEPPLLLLDEPLSALDLKLRVQMREELRSLQRRLKKTTLFVTHDQTEALALSDRIAVLSQGRIEQVGTPEEIYLKPASRFVAEFIGASNLIEARVTGFADGMAELTTRTGLIVQAAAPVAPARESVTLLIRPERIKLAPRTASEPRQENLFPAEVRDLTYLGEDIQLRVLIGGNESLLVVRKSGDEFSPLLGQSINVSIEPANVYLLAS, via the coding sequence ATGCTCACCCAGCAGGCGGCCTCGCACAGCGAGCCTGGTGTGGCGCCGGGGACGCCACGGCTCGAAGTCACTGGTCTGGTCCGCCAATACACCAAGGACGTGGCGGTTGGGCCTCTGTCCTTCTCCATCATGGACGGTGAGTTCCTGTCCTTTCTCGGTCCCAGCGGCTGTGGCAAGACCACGGCCCTGAGATGCATCGCCGGTTTTGAGACTGTGGACGCCGGATCGATCGTCCTCGGCGGACGCAGGATCGAGCGCGTGCCGCCGCATAAGCGCGGTGTTGGCCTGGTCTTCCAGACACCGGCCCTGTTTCCCCATTTGACCGTGGCCGAGAACGTGGCCTTCGGCCTTGAGCTGCAGCGGGTCGCGAAACTGGAAATCAAGCGGCGGACCAAGGCGGCGCTGGATCTCGTGGGCCTGACGAGTTTCGGCGACCGGATGCCGAACCAGCTGTCCGGGGGCCAGCAGCAGCGGATCGCGCTGGCACGGTCTCTGATCATGGAGCCGCCGCTCCTACTGCTCGATGAGCCGCTTTCCGCCCTCGATCTGAAGCTCAGGGTTCAGATGCGCGAGGAGCTGCGCAGCCTGCAAAGGCGTCTGAAGAAGACCACGCTCTTCGTCACCCACGACCAGACCGAGGCCCTGGCTTTGTCCGACCGCATCGCGGTTCTGTCGCAGGGCCGCATCGAGCAGGTGGGCACGCCGGAAGAGATCTATCTGAAGCCCGCCTCTCGCTTCGTCGCCGAATTCATCGGCGCTTCCAATCTCATTGAGGCTCGCGTCACGGGCTTCGCCGACGGCATGGCGGAGCTGACGACGCGGACCGGTCTGATCGTCCAGGCTGCGGCCCCGGTCGCACCCGCGAGGGAGAGCGTCACCCTGCTGATCCGACCGGAACGGATCAAGCTGGCTCCGCGGACCGCGAGCGAGCCCCGCCAGGAAAATCTGTTTCCAGCGGAAGTCCGCGACCTGACCTATCTGGGCGAGGATATTCAGCTGCGCGTTCTGATCGGCGGCAACGAATCTCTTTTGGTGGTCCGGAAGTCCGGTGATGAATTCAGCCCCCTGTTGGGCCAGTCCATCAACGTGAGCATAGAGCCCGCGAATGTCTATCTCCTCGCAAGCTGA
- a CDS encoding aldehyde dehydrogenase, with protein MNSLTTYEDNLAYSKSLRFGTQAFIGGKFVNSLSGKTFETVSPISGKVIASVAETDKEDVDLAVAAARKAFDTGVWRNMAPARRKAIMLKWADLMEKNARELALLDVLDMGKPIKDALTIDLPGSVNCYRWYAEAIDKIYDEICPSDPGRMVLVMREPLGVVACVVPWNFPMMMTSWKVAPALITGNSIILKPAEQSPLSAIRIAELAAEAGIPEGVFNVLPGYGPTTGQALGRHPDVDCIAFTGSTEVGKLFMKYSAESNMKAVNLECGGKSPHIIMSDAPDVNAAATAAAWAVFFNQGQACNAGTRLLVEASVKDQVLEKIVSIGQSITVGDPLDPASQMGAVVDDTQMNRILGYIDDGKAAGAKIVLGGERRREESGGFYIAPTVFDGVDNGMRIAQEEIFGPVMSTISFKDTDEAIRIANDTVYGLYAAVWTKDINKAFKVVRGVRAGAVNVNTYSGGDITTPFGGFKQSGQGRDKSLHAMEKYTALKASCIVLS; from the coding sequence ATGAATTCATTGACAACATACGAAGACAATCTTGCGTATTCAAAGTCACTGCGCTTTGGGACCCAAGCTTTTATCGGCGGCAAGTTCGTCAATTCGCTCTCGGGCAAGACATTCGAGACGGTTTCTCCTATTTCCGGCAAGGTGATCGCCAGCGTAGCGGAGACCGACAAAGAGGATGTCGATCTCGCGGTCGCGGCTGCGCGCAAGGCCTTCGACACGGGGGTGTGGCGCAACATGGCCCCGGCCCGACGCAAGGCCATCATGTTGAAATGGGCCGATCTCATGGAGAAAAATGCCCGTGAGCTCGCCCTGCTCGATGTGCTCGACATGGGAAAACCGATCAAGGACGCGCTGACCATCGACCTGCCCGGTTCCGTCAACTGCTACCGCTGGTATGCGGAAGCCATCGACAAGATCTATGACGAGATCTGTCCGAGCGATCCGGGCCGCATGGTGCTGGTGATGCGGGAGCCGCTGGGCGTCGTCGCCTGCGTCGTGCCGTGGAACTTTCCCATGATGATGACGTCCTGGAAGGTCGCGCCGGCCCTGATCACCGGCAACTCCATCATCCTGAAGCCCGCCGAGCAGTCGCCGTTGAGCGCGATCCGCATCGCGGAGCTTGCCGCGGAGGCGGGCATTCCAGAGGGTGTGTTCAACGTCCTGCCCGGCTACGGCCCCACGACCGGGCAAGCGCTGGGACGCCACCCGGACGTCGACTGCATCGCCTTCACGGGTTCGACCGAAGTCGGCAAGCTGTTCATGAAGTATTCGGCCGAGTCCAACATGAAGGCCGTCAATCTCGAATGTGGCGGCAAGAGCCCGCATATCATCATGAGTGACGCGCCGGATGTGAACGCCGCAGCGACGGCAGCGGCATGGGCCGTGTTCTTCAACCAGGGCCAGGCCTGCAATGCCGGCACGAGGTTGCTGGTGGAGGCCTCGGTCAAGGACCAGGTGCTCGAAAAGATCGTCTCGATCGGCCAGTCGATCACCGTCGGCGATCCGCTCGATCCGGCCAGCCAGATGGGCGCGGTCGTGGACGACACGCAGATGAACCGCATCCTCGGCTATATCGATGACGGCAAGGCCGCGGGCGCCAAGATCGTGCTTGGCGGCGAGAGGCGGCGGGAGGAGTCGGGCGGCTTCTACATCGCGCCCACCGTCTTCGACGGCGTCGACAATGGCATGCGCATCGCCCAGGAAGAGATCTTCGGCCCGGTCATGTCGACGATCTCGTTCAAGGATACGGACGAGGCCATCCGGATCGCCAATGACACGGTCTACGGGCTCTATGCGGCGGTCTGGACCAAGGACATCAACAAGGCCTTCAAGGTGGTGCGCGGCGTCAGGGCGGGGGCCGTGAACGTGAACACCTATTCCGGCGGCGACATCACCACGCCCTTCGGCGGCTTCAAGCAGTCGGGCCAGGGTCGCGACAAGTCGCTGCATGCGATGGAGAAATATACCGCACTGAAGGCGTCCTGCATCGTCCTTTCCTGA
- a CDS encoding LLM class flavin-dependent oxidoreductase produces the protein MLIDTEFPNAREGVFVPPGFATPDEMIDIVKFCEDMGYNALWGTDFITPTPMYGIPEGEKPDWYEPLISIAFCAAHTSRIKLGTGLILAPFREPVILAKQVAAIDQFSKGRMLLGLGLGMCRDEFEALNPRRPKAHRGNMMEESIELLQRFFSDEPSVTHEGEYYAVKGVSLYPKPVQKPMPIYVPLRAEGALDRIARFGLGVTAPFAILPDRLKALEPHLEKYGRSRADVDAIAEAEVFFGKTREDAIARYQTTRHGQFRLKRQPLEAFLAHNFVGTVDDVLEGMMRVKEAGIEHFNILHVPGDTIAARKELLQTFSEEIMPKMA, from the coding sequence ATGCTGATTGACACAGAATTTCCCAATGCCCGGGAGGGCGTCTTCGTGCCGCCGGGCTTTGCGACACCGGACGAGATGATCGACATCGTCAAGTTCTGCGAAGACATGGGATACAACGCCCTGTGGGGCACGGATTTCATCACCCCGACACCCATGTACGGGATCCCCGAGGGCGAGAAGCCCGACTGGTACGAACCGCTGATCTCCATCGCCTTCTGCGCGGCGCATACCTCCCGGATCAAGCTCGGAACGGGCCTCATCCTGGCGCCCTTCCGCGAGCCGGTGATCCTGGCCAAGCAGGTGGCCGCCATCGATCAATTCAGCAAGGGGCGGATGCTGCTGGGACTCGGGCTCGGCATGTGCCGGGACGAATTCGAGGCGCTGAACCCGCGGCGGCCCAAGGCGCATCGAGGCAACATGATGGAGGAGTCCATCGAGCTCCTTCAGCGCTTCTTCAGCGACGAGCCGAGCGTCACGCATGAGGGCGAGTATTATGCCGTCAAGGGCGTGAGCCTCTATCCGAAACCCGTACAGAAGCCGATGCCGATCTACGTCCCGTTGCGGGCGGAGGGCGCGCTCGACCGCATCGCCCGCTTCGGCCTGGGCGTGACCGCCCCCTTCGCCATCCTGCCGGATCGGCTCAAGGCCCTCGAGCCGCATCTGGAGAAATACGGCCGCAGCCGCGCCGACGTCGATGCCATCGCGGAGGCCGAGGTCTTCTTCGGCAAGACCCGGGAAGACGCCATCGCCCGCTACCAGACCACCCGCCACGGGCAGTTCCGCCTCAAGCGGCAGCCGCTGGAGGCCTTCCTCGCCCACAATTTCGTCGGCACGGTGGACGACGTGCTGGAGGGGATGATGCGGGTGAAGGAGGCCGGGATCGAGCATTTCAACATTCTGCATGTCCCCGGCGATACCATCGCGGCGCGCAAGGAGCTGCTGCAGACATTCTCCGAAGAGATCATGCCGAAAATGGCATGA
- a CDS encoding NIPSNAP family protein has protein sequence MIYEMRRYDAFPGKMANLHELMETLAIPVFKRLGMTVVGCWNPAVGDDENALMYLLAYPDMGARQKAWDSFWVDPEWTKGRAELAAKFGGPIVAKSNSVFLKPAAYSALK, from the coding sequence ATGATCTATGAAATGCGCCGCTACGATGCCTTTCCGGGCAAGATGGCAAACTTGCACGAGCTGATGGAGACCCTGGCGATCCCGGTGTTCAAACGTCTCGGCATGACCGTGGTCGGCTGTTGGAACCCGGCGGTGGGCGATGACGAGAACGCGCTCATGTATCTTCTCGCCTATCCCGACATGGGGGCTCGCCAGAAGGCCTGGGACAGCTTCTGGGTCGATCCGGAATGGACGAAGGGACGGGCCGAGCTCGCCGCCAAGTTCGGCGGGCCGATCGTGGCCAAGAGCAACAGCGTGTTCCTGAAGCCGGCGGCCTATTCCGCGCTGAAGTGA
- the cofC gene encoding 2-phospho-L-lactate guanylyltransferase yields MVSNRTIWAVVAFKGFATAKQRLSPVFSSRFREALSRAMLEDVLTMLRGVPGLAGVMVATPDRAAADIAHGHGAAVIEDSPGQDYAGAVTEAAQHLATQNSDGLLCLPADVPAATAAEVTRLLAGHPEGPGYSIVPAHDRRGTNAILVTPPAGVPFSFGPDSFLRHLALARQAGLDPRIAILSGIGRDLDTAEDCHALLAMLPPGRTLDLLQQSRLDLGARAQRTAS; encoded by the coding sequence ATGGTCTCGAACCGCACGATCTGGGCCGTTGTCGCCTTCAAGGGCTTCGCTACCGCCAAGCAGCGGCTGTCTCCCGTCTTCTCAAGCCGCTTCCGGGAGGCGCTGTCCCGCGCCATGCTGGAGGATGTCCTGACGATGCTGCGCGGGGTGCCTGGACTGGCCGGGGTGATGGTGGCCACGCCGGACCGGGCGGCGGCCGACATCGCCCATGGTCATGGTGCCGCCGTGATCGAGGACAGTCCCGGCCAAGACTATGCCGGTGCCGTGACCGAAGCGGCACAGCATCTGGCGACACAGAACAGCGACGGCCTCCTCTGCCTCCCCGCCGACGTGCCGGCGGCCACCGCCGCCGAGGTGACGCGCCTGCTGGCGGGCCATCCGGAGGGGCCGGGATATTCCATCGTGCCCGCCCATGACAGGCGGGGAACGAACGCGATCCTGGTGACGCCCCCTGCTGGCGTGCCCTTCAGTTTCGGCCCCGACAGCTTCCTCCGCCATCTCGCCCTGGCGCGGCAGGCGGGCCTGGACCCCCGGATCGCGATCCTGTCCGGCATCGGCCGCGACCTGGACACAGCGGAGGACTGCCACGCTTTGCTGGCGATGCTGCCGCCCGGCCGCACGCTCGATCTGCTTCAGCAGTCGCGCCTCGATCTGGGCGCACGAGCCCAGCGGACCGCATCATGA
- a CDS encoding ABC transporter permease, which translates to MSISSQADAPGALARVPAWLWLIGPYALLLMVFVAAPLANVVLLSVYTYSPVRIWTPDFTLDNYRQIFTPYFGGIAIRTLRIGATATLGCVLLGYPIAYYLARCSRRALAVGMFILIMPLMVSAVVGSFGWIVILGRNGLLNGALAALGIESNVTILYTEAAVVIALVHFLLPLMVLPLMASIEKISVRLEEASINLGASPVSTFFRVIVPLSRTGLTSGLILCFSIAISVVVTAALVGGRAGRMIGNEIYDQVITAYNWPFASSLSIALIILIVISMSLLLTIMRGRRTVQ; encoded by the coding sequence ATGTCTATCTCCTCGCAAGCTGATGCGCCCGGCGCTCTCGCGCGTGTGCCCGCTTGGCTGTGGCTCATCGGCCCCTATGCGCTGTTGCTGATGGTCTTCGTGGCGGCGCCTTTGGCGAACGTGGTGCTGCTGAGCGTCTACACCTATTCGCCGGTGCGGATCTGGACCCCCGACTTCACTTTGGACAACTACCGGCAGATCTTCACGCCCTATTTCGGCGGCATCGCCATCCGCACCCTGCGCATCGGTGCGACCGCGACCTTGGGCTGCGTCCTGCTCGGCTATCCGATCGCCTATTACCTGGCCCGCTGTTCGCGGCGTGCACTGGCCGTCGGCATGTTCATCCTCATCATGCCGCTGATGGTCAGCGCGGTCGTCGGCTCCTTCGGCTGGATCGTCATTCTCGGCCGCAACGGATTGCTCAACGGCGCCCTCGCCGCACTCGGCATCGAGAGTAATGTCACAATCCTCTACACCGAAGCCGCAGTCGTCATTGCCTTGGTGCACTTTCTTCTGCCGTTGATGGTGCTGCCCCTGATGGCCTCCATCGAGAAGATCTCGGTCCGCCTCGAAGAGGCCTCGATCAATCTCGGAGCCTCGCCCGTCTCGACCTTCTTCCGTGTCATCGTTCCCTTAAGTCGCACAGGCCTGACATCCGGCCTGATCCTCTGCTTTTCCATCGCCATCAGCGTCGTAGTGACCGCGGCACTGGTCGGAGGCCGCGCCGGCCGCATGATCGGCAACGAGATCTACGATCAGGTCATCACCGCCTACAACTGGCCCTTCGCCTCCAGCCTCTCCATCGCCCTCATCATCCTCATCGTGATCTCCATGTCGCTTCTGCTGACGATCATGCGCGGGAGGCGAACGGTCCAATGA
- a CDS encoding ABC transporter substrate-binding protein yields the protein MNKFSRREIMKLFGMTSATIALMEAGRLTPAHAARDFVWATTGGSWGEHQEEIFVKGGDFAKLANVTPTHAFQLETITASKIIAANGNTPYDVSNHGEAEVVMLKEAGLVLPYNPSLMPNYADVYDNAKMGNEYASTNFLLFGLVWNSKEIAAEPGSFEDLMKPEYSGRVGIPAYGWYGMYWLHGVNKALGGNEDNIDPGMKFVADVVKKNKAIIVENADHGRKLFSQGEIVINPFWNGISAQLAKSGVPTKFATVPGTLALGTGFLILKGTPYEEAANRFVNLSLDPKLQVEFSTWNLYPPTNSKAVLPPELDSIKVTEAQLAKTVKLDWPKVVQHKAEYLKRWNEEVLG from the coding sequence ATGAACAAGTTCTCGCGTCGAGAGATCATGAAGTTGTTCGGAATGACATCAGCAACCATTGCGCTGATGGAAGCGGGAAGATTGACCCCGGCTCATGCCGCGAGGGACTTTGTCTGGGCAACGACTGGTGGCTCCTGGGGCGAGCATCAGGAAGAGATCTTCGTCAAGGGCGGTGACTTCGCCAAGCTGGCGAATGTGACCCCGACCCATGCGTTTCAGCTGGAGACGATCACCGCCTCCAAGATCATCGCAGCCAATGGCAACACCCCCTATGACGTGAGCAATCACGGCGAGGCGGAAGTGGTCATGCTCAAAGAGGCGGGGCTCGTTCTTCCCTACAACCCGTCTCTCATGCCGAACTATGCGGATGTCTACGACAACGCGAAGATGGGCAATGAGTATGCGTCTACGAATTTCCTTCTGTTCGGACTGGTCTGGAACTCCAAGGAGATCGCCGCGGAGCCGGGCAGCTTCGAAGATCTGATGAAGCCCGAATACAGCGGCCGGGTCGGCATTCCCGCCTATGGCTGGTACGGGATGTACTGGTTGCACGGGGTGAACAAGGCTCTCGGCGGCAACGAGGACAATATCGACCCGGGCATGAAGTTCGTGGCCGACGTCGTCAAGAAGAACAAGGCCATCATCGTCGAGAATGCCGATCACGGTAGAAAGCTGTTCAGCCAGGGTGAGATTGTGATCAATCCCTTCTGGAACGGCATCTCGGCGCAGCTCGCTAAGTCCGGCGTGCCCACGAAATTTGCCACCGTGCCCGGCACCTTGGCACTCGGCACGGGCTTCCTGATCCTCAAGGGCACGCCCTATGAAGAGGCCGCCAACCGCTTCGTCAACCTCTCCCTCGATCCAAAGCTCCAAGTCGAGTTCTCGACCTGGAACCTGTATCCGCCAACCAACAGCAAGGCTGTGCTGCCCCCTGAGCTCGACAGCATCAAGGTGACCGAGGCCCAGCTTGCCAAGACGGTCAAGCTGGACTGGCCCAAGGTCGTGCAGCACAAGGCTGAATATCTGAAGCGGTGGAACGAGGAGGTCCTCGGCTGA
- a CDS encoding GntR family transcriptional regulator: MEGNWDSTVDRTYGLLKSMAIGFEFKPGERLNEVTIARKLGVSRTPLREALNRLATEGFLRFNPGKGFFCRELDAREIFDLYEFRKAIEVAAIKLALHRASKADITDLIAFLDETGPDAGGRSIVELVELDEIFHERLMAMSENVEMLRVLQNINARIRFVRWIDMDRGDRRKTQAEHRKILTALLARKETVCVATLEKHIDRRLDEITSAIKEGYAQIYMASAPERPSTADLLGSTR, translated from the coding sequence ATGGAAGGCAATTGGGACAGCACCGTCGATCGGACCTACGGCCTGCTCAAATCCATGGCCATAGGCTTTGAGTTCAAGCCGGGCGAGCGGTTGAACGAGGTGACGATCGCGCGCAAGCTCGGGGTCAGCCGTACCCCCTTGCGTGAGGCGCTGAACCGGCTGGCCACCGAAGGCTTTCTTCGTTTCAACCCCGGCAAGGGCTTTTTCTGCCGCGAGCTCGATGCCCGCGAGATCTTTGATCTCTACGAGTTCCGCAAGGCGATCGAGGTGGCGGCAATCAAGCTCGCTCTGCATCGCGCCTCTAAGGCCGACATCACCGACCTCATCGCCTTCCTCGACGAGACGGGCCCCGATGCCGGCGGCCGCTCGATCGTCGAATTGGTCGAGTTGGACGAGATCTTCCACGAGCGCCTGATGGCCATGTCCGAGAACGTCGAAATGCTCCGTGTTCTGCAGAATATCAATGCGCGCATTCGCTTCGTCCGGTGGATCGACATGGACCGCGGCGACCGGCGAAAGACCCAGGCGGAGCATCGCAAGATCCTCACCGCCCTCCTGGCGCGTAAGGAGACGGTCTGCGTCGCCACCCTCGAAAAGCATATCGATCGCCGCCTCGACGAGATCACCTCTGCCATCAAAGAGGGCTATGCCCAGATCTATATGGCCTCCGCCCCCGAAAGGCCCAGCACGGCGGATCTGCTGGGCTCGACCCGCTAG
- the fgd gene encoding glucose-6-phosphate dehydrogenase (coenzyme-F420) — protein sequence MSIKLGYKASAEQFGPTELLDYAVLAEQAGFESVFISDHFQPWRHTGGHAPFSFAWLGALGAKTSRIVMGTSVMTPTFRYHPSIVAHCFGTLGAMFPGRVILGVGTGESLNEVPATRMEWPELKERFARLRESIDLIRRLWTEDRLTFEGEYYKTEKATIYDRPDRLVPIYIAGAGPMIAKYSGRVADGFICTSGKAMELYRDTLLPNVEAGLDAAGRPHDAIDRMIEMKVSFDTDRQKAMEDTKFWAALALSQEEKMSVEDPLEMERLADALPVERAARRWIVSNDPDEHVEKIRPYVELGFRHLVFHAPGPDQARFIKLYSEQVFPKLRKAFG from the coding sequence GTGTCGATCAAACTCGGATACAAGGCGTCGGCCGAACAGTTCGGACCGACGGAGCTGCTGGATTATGCAGTGCTGGCGGAACAAGCGGGATTTGAGTCGGTGTTCATCAGCGACCATTTCCAGCCCTGGCGCCATACAGGCGGACATGCCCCCTTCTCCTTTGCCTGGCTGGGGGCTCTTGGGGCGAAGACCTCGCGGATCGTCATGGGCACCAGCGTCATGACGCCCACCTTCCGCTATCATCCCTCCATCGTCGCCCATTGCTTCGGCACATTGGGGGCGATGTTTCCGGGGCGGGTCATCCTCGGGGTCGGGACGGGTGAATCCCTCAACGAGGTGCCGGCGACTCGCATGGAGTGGCCCGAGCTGAAGGAGCGCTTCGCCCGCCTGCGAGAGTCGATCGACCTCATCCGCCGGCTCTGGACCGAGGATCGGCTCACCTTCGAAGGCGAATACTACAAGACCGAGAAGGCGACGATCTACGACCGCCCGGACCGTCTGGTGCCGATCTACATCGCCGGGGCCGGGCCGATGATCGCCAAATATTCCGGCCGGGTGGCGGATGGCTTCATCTGCACCAGCGGCAAGGCGATGGAGCTCTATCGCGATACGCTCCTGCCCAATGTGGAGGCCGGCCTCGATGCTGCAGGACGTCCCCATGACGCGATCGACCGCATGATCGAGATGAAGGTCTCCTTCGACACCGATCGCCAGAAGGCCATGGAGGACACGAAGTTCTGGGCGGCCCTGGCGCTGTCGCAGGAAGAGAAGATGTCGGTGGAAGATCCCCTCGAGATGGAGCGGCTGGCCGACGCGCTGCCCGTGGAAAGAGCTGCACGCCGCTGGATCGTCTCGAACGATCCCGACGAGCATGTCGAGAAGATCCGCCCCTATGTGGAACTCGGCTTCCGGCATCTCGTGTTCCATGCACCCGGACCGGACCAGGCCCGATTCATCAAGCTCTATTCGGAGCAGGTGTTCCCCAAGCTCCGGAAAGCCTTCGGATAG